The stretch of DNA CTCGACGTGCTGGTCGACCACGTCCAGCGACAGCAGCTCCGGGCGGGCAGCTTTCGCCACCGCATCGTTCAAGGTGAAGAACAGCATCGGGTCAAGATAGGATGCGATGCTGATGAAGATCGTCGGGCTGGTCGCTGGCGTCATCGGGCTCAGGTGCTGATTCCCTGGAAGGAGCCGCCGTCGGCTTTGAGCGCGCGCTGCACGGCCGATGCGGGGAGATTCATCAGGAGCCGTACCAGCTCCGGCTGGCGGTTGGTGGCGGTCTTCTGGTAGATCGACATCAGCTGCTTGCGCACCGTGTCGTACTGCACCCCCAGCGTTTCGGCGATGCTCTTGAGCGGCACGCCGTCGGCCAGCAGCGAGGCCACGCGGCATTCGGCATGCGACAGGCCGAACGCTGCGGTGAGCAGGTCCGAATCGATCACCTGGGCCGAGGTCGGATGGTAGAAGAACAGCATCACCAGCGGGCGCAGGCCGAAGCTGCCCAGGGTGCGTTCCGGCACCAGGAGGGTGAAGAAACCGTACAGGACGTCCGGCGCGGCGCCGGGCTCGCTGCTCATGTGCAGCGAACGAAAGGCGGTGTCCGGGGCGGCGCCCGCGGCTGTACGTGCCTGGTGCTCGAGCTGCGCGCACTGGTCGAGGAAGGCGCTGCGGTAGGCCTGCGGCAGCACCAGGCGTTTCTCACGCACCTGCACCAGGCTGGTCGAGCCGAGCAGGCAGCGCGCCGCCTCGTTCGCCAGCACCACTTCACCGCCGGTAGTCAGGAGCATCACCGGCTGGCGCAGCTTGTCGATCAGCGCGTGTCCGACCAGGGCCTGGGCCGAATACACGAACTGGGCCAGGCCGAGGCGCGCCGCGCGCTGCAGGTGCGGGCGCAGGCGGTCGAGAAAGGCCAGGGCATCGGCCGGCATCGGGCCGTCGCCGGGGCGGCGCAGGCAAGCCAGCAGCACGGTCGCTTCGCCGTTCTCGACCAGCTTGCAGGCCGTCAGGTAGCGCGCACCGTGCGGCAGCAGGAATTCCTGGTAGAAGGGATCGGTGGCGACGAAAGCCTCGTCGAAATGCTCATGGCAGTGCAGCCACGCGTCCGCCCATTGGCTGCGCATCAGCTCGACACGTGGATCGATGAACTGGTATTTCTGGATGTATTCCAGGTCGATCTGCGGCGCCATGGCGGCGCCATCGCTGTATGACAGGGCGCCATGGGCGGCATCGAAAGCGAGCATGTGGATGGCGCGCCCGCCGACCGCCTCGTGCAGGCATGCGAGCACGCTGCGCCAGGCAGTCCGGTCGTCCAGCGTGTCGTAGATGAGGTTGACGGCGCGGTCGAACTGCGCCTGGGACAGATCCAAGATGAACTCCAGTCAGTAATTCATGCATCCTAACTGAAGCTTTAATGCATTGGAACTACTGGTTGCTGACAAGCCACGACGATATTTCAAAATCACAACATCAGCAAGGGAGTGGCTGCCTCAAGGCGTGGAGGGGGAGGTCAGCAGGATCGTCCGGACCGCACCGCCTGCCGCCGGCGTCAGCTGATACAGGCGATCGTATTCGTCGTCGCCGATGTCGGCGCCGGGGGCGCCGCCGAACAGCCGCACCAGTTCCGGCAGGGTGTTCGAGTGTCCCACCACCAGTACCGGCCCGGACAGGGTTTTCACCTTGTCGATCAGCGCTTTCGGCGCGCGCGGGTCGTACAGCTGCACCTCGAGCCCGATGCGCTGGGCCAGCGGCTGCGCGGTCTGGCGCGTGCGCTGGGTCGGCGTGCTGAACACGGCAGTGATGCCGCTGCGCGACAGGATGGTGGCGATCGCCCGGGCCCGCGCCTGGCCTTGCGGGGTCAGCTCCGGGTCCTGGCCCACACTGGCCTTTTCGCCATGGCGCACCAGGTAGATCGCGCTCGGCTCGGCCAGCGCCGCGGCGGGGGCGAGGATGGCCAGGCTGAAGGACAGGCAACGGAACAGGCGGGCGGGCAGGCTCATGGAATCCTTTTGTCGATGGGACGAAAAAAAGGCAGGGTAGCACGACCCTGCCTTCCTGTTAAAGCCGGTGGCCGGGCTACAGCTGCGTGAGCGAAATCGTATTCGCCGCCGGCGTCGAGCACGGCTCCTCGTCGAAGGCGATGTCGCCGTTCGGATTCGCCACGCCGTCGGTCTTCAGGTCGACGAAGCCGAACAGGTCACGGTCCTGCAGGTGCGAGGGCACCACGGTGGAGAGCGACGAGAACACGTTCTCGACGCGGCCCGGATGCTTCTTTTCCCAGTCGCGCAGCATGGCCTTGATCTGCTTGCGCTGCAGGTTTTCCTGCGAGCCACACAGGTCGCACGGGATGATCGGGAAGCCTTTCACCTCGGCGTAGCGCTCGGTATCGGCTTCCTTCACGTAGGCCAGCGGGCGGATCACCATGTGCTTGCCGTCGTCCGAGACCAGCTTGGCCGGCATGCCCTTCAGCTTCCCGCCGAAGAACATGTTCAGGAAGAAGGTTTCCAGGATGTCGTCACGGTGGTGGCCCAGGGCGATCTTGTTGCAGCCCAGCTCGTCCGCCACGCGGTACAGGATGCCGCGCCGCAGGCGCGAGCACAGCGAGCAGGTGGTCTTGCCTTCCGGGATCAGACGCTTGACGATGCTGTAGGTGTCCTGGTTCTCGATGTGGTACGGCACACCCAGCTTCTCGAGGTAGGCCGGCAGGATATCGGCCGGGAAGTTCGGCTGCTTCTGGTCAAGGTTGACCGCGACGATGTCGAAATGGATCGGCGCGCGCTCGCGCAGGGTCATCAGGATGTCCAGCAGGGCATAGCTGTCCTTGCTTATGTGCACATAGCAAGGTATTTGTTCGACGAACTCAAGAGGGAGGTTACTAACTCAAACTTTACACATTGAATATTTATGTAATCTTTACACTCCGAAGCCAAACACCGTGTCCTAGAATAAAACTGGTGTTGCATATTGCCTACACATGCATACGCGGGGACGGTTGTCCTCGCTACCGATACACCTACGCCTCATGCTGCTTGTGCTCGAGTCGGTGCATGGCATACTCGCCGACGGATTAGCGGATGGCATCGGCAGCCGGCTTGACGAAGTCTCCAGGCAACAACGAATTTTTGATAGCAGTGCCAGACTCTTGCTCGCGTCTTTGACGGAGGGCGTCCGCGCCGACACGGGAGCTGCGGTTCTTCGCAGTAAGTTTTCTGACCGTGAGTCTCAGCTGTTGGCCAACGTAATCGCCCTCGAGTTTGAACGCCGCGACCGTTCCCGACGCAGGTCGCCTACTTCGTTTTAAGACGCGACGGCCTGTAGTTGGCTTGCTTCAGTTGCAACGAGATAAAGTTGAGCGTCACCAGCGTCGGGCACGGCTCGTCGTCGAAGGCGGTGCCGACGTCTGATTCGCCATGTCGCCGGTCCGCAAATCGACATTAAAGCTCCTTGTTCCATGCGACAAACCTCGTCAACTAGAGGAAGTGACCTGATCTAGACAGGTACTATTGGTTGAGAGAATGTGGCAATATAGGCATCACTTCTCTCAGTAGGGTTTAGAATGGTCAATTTCAGTAAGCGGCTCGCTGGCGGTAAAGCCAAAAAAGTTGTCGATCCAATCGCTCTTTATGAAACTTTGGATCGTGCCACTGACAAGGGGCCACTTCGTCCCGCGCAAATCGCTGTTCTCAAAGCATGGTTCGATGGTCATCAGACCGATCGAGACATTATTGTCAAGTTGCACACTGGACAAGGCAAAACTCTGATCGGCTTACTGATGCTTCAGTCGAGGCTCAACGACGGCAAGGGCCCGGTCGTATATCTTTGTCCCAGCAATTTTCTCGTTGAGCAAACGTGCGACCAAGCAAAACAATTCGGTATCAAGACTTGCATTGCGGCACCCGAACTGCCAGAGGAGTTCTTGCATGGCGACAGCATTCTGGTTACGTCTGTTCAGAAATTGTTCAACGGGTTGACCAAGTTCGGCCTCAACAATCAATCGGTTAGCATCGGCACCCTTTTAATGGATGACGCACACGCGTGCGTTGATGCAATCCGTGCGGCCTGCCGAATCAGGATTCCACGGGACGAACCGGCCTACCATTCTATATTGGAGATGTTTTCCACCGACCTGGAAGAGCAAGGTGTCGGCACGTTCGCTGATATTCAAAATCAGAAACGGGACGCCCTGCTGCCAATTCCTTACTGGGCTTGGACGGCCAAAGAAGCCGAGGTTGCTCGGATTCTTTCTAGTGCAACTGATAGGCAAAGCGTGCGCTATGCCTGGCCGTTGCTCAAGAATATGTTGGATAGATGCCAGTGTGTGATTTCCGGCGACGCGCTGGAGATTGAGCCTTATGTGGCGCCGTTGCAAGCGTTTGGCAGCTATTGGAGAGCGTCGCATCGGATCCTGATGTCAGCAACGGTGACCGATGATTCGTTCCTTGTAAAAGGTCTGCAGCTATCGCCAAAAACCATCGCGTCACCGTTAAAGTATGCTGCCGAGACCTGGTCGGGCGAGAAGATGGTCCTAATTCCTTCATTAATCGACGAAAGCTTGGATCGCTCGGAGATGGTGAATATGTTTGCCAAGCCGAACGACAAACGTAGATCTGGCGTTGTTGCGTTGACAAACAGTTTCGCTACAACCAAGGACTGGGAGGCATATGGGGCGATCGTTGCAGACACGAAGAACATACCTACCGTAGTCGGAAGTCTTAAACGGGGTCAATATGAGTTAACAGTTGTCCTGGCGAACCGCTACGATGGCATTGATCTTCCAGACGATACGTGCAGAATCTTGATTTTCGATGGGAAGCCATTCTCAGAGAGCCTGATTGACCTGCACACCGAGTCGTGCCGCCCGAATAGCGAAGCAACATTAATCAGAGCTGTAAGAAGCGTTGAACAAGGTATGGGACGTAGCGTTCGAGGCGAAAAGGACTATTCGGTTGTCGTCGTAACCGGGACAGATCTAACGCGATTGATACGGGACAGTAAGTCGAGATCGTATTTTTCGCCTCAGGTAGCGCAGCAGGTAAAAATCGGCATTGATGTGGCTGAGATGGCGCGTGAAGAGGTGGGAGATGAAGGGGCGCCTGTCGACGCCTTTGCGAAACTGATATCGCAGTGTCTCAATCGAGACCCGGATTGGAAAGAATATTATGCAGAGCAGATGGATTCGGTCGTTCCAAATGTGACGCGGAAAGAAATTCTTGAGCAGTTCGAAATGGAGCTGCTATCTGAGCATTCATTTGCTTCTGGGAACTATCGCGCTGCTGTTGATCGCGTGCAGGCATATCTTGACAAAAATGTCTCTGACAGTGATGAAAAAGGCTGGTATTTGCAAGAAATGGCTCGATACAGCCATAAGTTCGACCGCCCCTTGTCGGAGCGTTTCCAACTGGCTGCGCATAGCGCAAATCGACTGCTGCTGAAACCGGCAAACGGAGTTCAGATTACTAAGCTTTCGATCGTCAGTCATGGGCGTATGGAACGAATCCAAAGCTGGATTTCGCAGTTTGATGACTATTCACAGTTAAATGTTGCGCTGACGGACATTTTGGCACGGCTCGCCTTCGGCGTAAAAGCTGACAAATTTGAGCAGGCTCTAGATGAGCTCGCGTCGTGCATAGGTTTCGTTGGCGAACGGCCTGACAAAGAGTGGAAAGAAGGTCCAGATAACCTGTGGGCGTTGGACGGAACCCAGTATATCCTTTGGGAATGTAAGGACGAGGTATTGCTGGAACGTAGCGAAATCAATAAGCGTGAATCGGAGCAGATGAACCGGTCTGCTGCATGGTTTGAAAAGCATTATCCAGGGATGAAGGTAAAACGGCTGATGATTCATCCCGCCCAACAGCTTGAGAGCGCCGGCGCGTTCACGCACGAGGTCGAAGTGGTGCGGCCGGCCGAGTTGAAGAGGCTAGTGAAGGCAGTGCGTACATTTTTTAACGCATTCGAGCATGTCAACTTCTCAGACCTGTCGGCACACCATATCCAAAAGCTCGTCGATTCGCATGGGCTAGCACTTAGCGAAGTGGTTGGGAACTACTCCAAAAAGATTCGCGACAATCGGTAACCAATGTGTCAGACGTAAGCACCAAGGGGCTGCTCGGGTCTGTTCGGCCGTCGAGCAGTCCGTCCTTGATGTGGTGGTGCAGCGAAGCCGTGTACGTACGAACATAGAGAAGATCGGACAGTGATTACAAGTTGTTAGGACTCGCTAATTAATTGCCTTTAGAATACAATTTTGCGCTTGAACGGATCATCGACCGTCGTCTTTCTAACATACCCATACGTGAGGTCGACATTATTAGACCTCGCTACCATCGATGTAATAATGTTCTTGAGCGCTCTGTACCGAAAGCATAAGTTAGACTCGGCGTGCAAAGTACGGAAATAAAGCAGTACAAAGGATTAATGTGACGAATACGTCATTACATAATTGGCTCGATAAGCTTGGGTATTCGGCAGAACCTGCGGTTTTGCATTTGCGCGGTGACTCAATCCCTGAGACGCACCCGTACGCTCTTGAGATAGCGAATCTCTTGAAGCCAGATGGAGCGATTCGTGCCCAAGCAGTCTTTGATGTGGAGGGCGTACCAACCGTTGTCTTCTTGGGAGACGATAACAAGCCTTTGACTTCCACGGAACTTGACGAAGCGCGAAAACGTATTTGGAATCAGAATCTTGCGACCGTTGTTATTGAGATTAAGGGCGATCATGCGATCGCGCTTCCAGCTCGAAAGTTAAAGAGTGCGTTCGCTCAACTATCGCTAGCAGATGCGCGTCCTGATGGGGATTTTTCGGCCTTGGATGTCGTCTCGGCTAATCTTTCCCGTCGAGCGCCGAGCTGGTTTGATGTCAAAGCACGGGTAGACCGTAAGCTACTTGACAACCTTAATGTCGTCGTCGCGAAGCTTGTAGAAAGCGGCTTCTCAGGAGGTAAGAATAAGCCACAGCGTAAGCGTTTGGCCGAATTACTTATGGGCCAAGTACTTTTCGTTGCTTATCTTGAGCATCGGGAAATCGTAGGTCAGACGTATAGAGAGCGCCGAAACGTTTCGCAATTACATAGTCTCGTCAAAAGTGGCGATAGGGCCGGAGTGCAGGCCCTTGTAGACCGACTGAGGACTGACTTTAACGGTGATTTTTTAGGCGAGGATCGCCACGACCCCTGGAATGCCTTGGCCGACGACGGGTTTGTCCTGCTTGATCAGTTCCTACGGAGGACCGACATGCGCACTGGACAACAAGATTTTTGGAATTATGACTTCAGCTATATTCCGGTTGAATTGCTTTCTGGCCTATACGAGTCATTTCTGATTCCGGATCAGAAAGCCAAGGACGGAGCGTATTACACGCCACGTAATTTGGCTATGCTTGTGGTCGATCAGGCATTTTCTTCATCACCCGACCCGCTTTCGGAAACGATTTTTGATGGTGCTTGTGGTTCTGGAATTCTGCTGACAACAGCTTATCGTCGCCTTATAGCGTTGGCAGAGCGGCGAGAAAAGCGGCAAATAAGCTTCAGCGAACGTTCAAGAATTTTGGAAACCTGCATATTCGGCGGTGACATTAATTTTATGGCGTGCCGTGTTACTGCCTTCAGCCTCTATTTGTCGTTATTAGAGGGCCTCGCTCCCGCCGACATACTGGAGGCGCAGGAGCAGGAAGGGGCTAGGTTACCTTCGCTGAAAGGAACAAACCTCGCGTACGGTCACAAAACCGCAGATTTTTTCAATAATGCGCATCTGTTTCGCACAAGACAGTTCTCGCTAATCATATCAAATCCGCCATGGGCTGAACCGGCTGGTGAAACTCGTACTTCTGCGGACGATTGGGCCGAACAGGCCGACGCCCCCTTTGTACGGCGCCAAATTGCCGGAGCATACGCCCTGCGCGCGTTAGATTTTTTAACAACAACTGGCCGAGTGTGTTTGGTCCAGCCTATTGGGCAGTTCCTAGGGCCTTCGAGCTCTGGCTTTGTTTCGCACTTACTCGAGAAGTACCGTCCAATACGACTTCTCAATTTCGGGGATCTGCAGGGCCTCCTCTTCCCGACGGCAGAGAACACTTGCCATGTGTTCCTCGGGGAGCGCAGGTCAGTAGAGCCTTGCGGGGGAATATCGTTCGGAGAGATATTTGAGTACTGCGTGCCGAAAGCGGACATGAGCCTCTCATTGGGGCGACTCACGGTGCAGTCCAGTGACCGTCACCTACTTCAAACACGCTCTATAGTAGACGATCCACAGCTTCTCGTTACCTTAATGTGGGGTGACGCTAACGACCTCGCGACTTGGACACGACTAACGGCGCGCGGTACCTTTGCAGATTTTTGGTCGGGTCCACGTGAGTTTCGCCGATGGGTGTACCGCAAGGGCATCCACCTAAATGATAAAAGCCGTGTGGCCGTCAGTGCAGCGCCTTTGAGGCGGACACCTTTTGTGCCAATTGAAGTTCTAAGCGTTGGCTCTCCTGTTTTACATCCAGAACTGCTCACTAAGTGGCCTGCAAGCCAGGATACCGTAGTTGGTCTAAACTCTGCCATATTGGACGTTTTCGACGGCCCACGCGTGCTGTTTCCAGACGGGTTCTCGCGGGGCGAGCAAAACGTCCGGGCCGTGTATTACGACGGGCCGGCCTCGTTTACTCACAGTGTTGGCGTAATCGCAGGAAAGGCCGAGCATGCACTACTTTTGCAATTCGTCGCGGTGTATCTGCGCTCTAGTCTCGCACGATATTTTTTGATGATACGCGGCTGGAAAATGCTTTGTGAGCGAAACGGAGTGCACTTAGCTGACGTCGAAACTTTCCCCTTCTTTATTCCTGAGGATGCACCTGATCCAGTAGCTGCCAAAGCAGCATTGGAGACTGTCTCCGAGTGCATGGCTCAGATATCGGATTTAGCTGAGTGGGAGCAAAAACGGTGCTACGAAGAGTTGCGGTCAACTCTCGACCAAGCAGTCTTCGATTATTTTGGCCTCTCGTCCGAAGAGCAGGCGTTGGTCAGTGAATCGGTGGACGTTTTAATGCCATCAATCCGTCCTCGTAGTTTCAAAAGCCTAGACACGCCAGCACAGCGATCCGCAAGTCCAGCAAACGTCGAACGATACGCGACTGCATTAGCTGAATCGCTTACCTCTTGGCGGAAACGAACCGGGGGAGAGGGACGCTTTAGTGTCAACGTGACAGTGAGTGATCCAAATCGAGCGGGCCCGTCGGGGATCGTTCGCATAAAATTTGCTCCACAACCTACGTCGAGTCCCGAAATAGAGACCGAGGTTGATAGTGAGCTAGTCCTCGAGACCTTGGCCCTGCTTCGTGATGCCGGTTTTCGTGCTATCCCTTCTGGAAATTATCTAACTTTGGTTCCCGATATTCATTTATGGATGGAGGGGGCACTTTACCTAGTGCGCCCCCTTGCTCTGCGCAGTTGGACAATCCGCCAAGCTCTGCGTGATGCGGAGCACGTCGTCCGAACGGTTCAGTTGGGCGCAGTCCGAACGGTCCAGTTCAGTACGGTCCGAACGGTTCAGGTAGGCGCAATGCGCGAGAAGCAGGAGACGGCCTGATGACAATCCCAACGAGTTGGTTTGCCGCGTTCCCTATTGTGCCAGCAACAGAAGCAGTCGAGGTTCTTCGGGAAGCCTGGACTTATCTAGCCAGCCGTCCTCGGGCTGACTTTAATCCAGAAACGCATGAGGGGCCCTTAACCAAGCGACTGAAGGTGTACGTGGAGAACTACACCGCCCGGGAACGAGGGTTACTCGGAATGTGGGCAGCTGAAGACATTATCGGAGATATATGCCCGACGAGCGGCTCACTAGTCGAGGAGCGCCGAACTGACATCGTCTATGGCTGGAATGACGATGTCCGAGATATGAAGTTAGTGTTTGAATTCAAGCGGTTGGGTAAGCAGAAAAGTCACAGGGACCATTATTTACTCGATCAAGGGCTAGGGCGTTTCGTTACTGGCATTTACAGCCGTCGACAAGCTGTCGCGGCGATGGTGGGTGTCCTTCTTGATCCAGAGCCAGAGATCGTACCTCCAATCAGGGCAGCACTTTCTGATCCTGCGCTTGCGACCTCCCTGCGACTTCGCCCCAACGGTGCAGGACAACCTTTCACGAAACCATCAAACCTGTTTGCGAACGCCGATTTCGACACGGAGCACGACCGGGACCCTTCATTAGCCCCGAGTCACGGGCACATTTGCGTGTCACATTTCTTTTTTTCCTTCGGATATCCAACAAGTTCCAGCAAACCAAGAAAGGCCTCCGCACGCCAAGGAGGAACTGCAAAACCGAAAGTGTCCCACAATCCCAAATCCACTTAGCATTTAATGCGGCTTCCGACTGTAACTACTGACCGAGCGTTCAATGTACGCCTGCGGTAACTACTGATGAGCCTTGTCAGGACTTAGAACGCCTAACAAAACCGCTCGACGTACCGCCAGCAGATGAGCGAGCAGGCAAGCGAAAGGAACGCCTGGTGCACGTCTGCTCGCCGCTCATGTCGGATGCGCAATCTACGGAAGCGGTGTAGCCAACC from Massilia varians encodes:
- a CDS encoding helix-turn-helix transcriptional regulator; translated protein: MDLSQAQFDRAVNLIYDTLDDRTAWRSVLACLHEAVGGRAIHMLAFDAAHGALSYSDGAAMAPQIDLEYIQKYQFIDPRVELMRSQWADAWLHCHEHFDEAFVATDPFYQEFLLPHGARYLTACKLVENGEATVLLACLRRPGDGPMPADALAFLDRLRPHLQRAARLGLAQFVYSAQALVGHALIDKLRQPVMLLTTGGEVVLANEAARCLLGSTSLVQVREKRLVLPQAYRSAFLDQCAQLEHQARTAAGAAPDTAFRSLHMSSEPGAAPDVLYGFFTLLVPERTLGSFGLRPLVMLFFYHPTSAQVIDSDLLTAAFGLSHAECRVASLLADGVPLKSIAETLGVQYDTVRKQLMSIYQKTATNRQPELVRLLMNLPASAVQRALKADGGSFQGIST
- a CDS encoding SixA phosphatase family protein, whose product is MSLPARLFRCLSFSLAILAPAAALAEPSAIYLVRHGEKASVGQDPELTPQGQARARAIATILSRSGITAVFSTPTQRTRQTAQPLAQRIGLEVQLYDPRAPKALIDKVKTLSGPVLVVGHSNTLPELVRLFGGAPGADIGDDEYDRLYQLTPAAGGAVRTILLTSPSTP
- the ttcA gene encoding tRNA 2-thiocytidine(32) synthetase TtcA — translated: MHISKDSYALLDILMTLRERAPIHFDIVAVNLDQKQPNFPADILPAYLEKLGVPYHIENQDTYSIVKRLIPEGKTTCSLCSRLRRGILYRVADELGCNKIALGHHRDDILETFFLNMFFGGKLKGMPAKLVSDDGKHMVIRPLAYVKEADTERYAEVKGFPIIPCDLCGSQENLQRKQIKAMLRDWEKKHPGRVENVFSSLSTVVPSHLQDRDLFGFVDLKTDGVANPNGDIAFDEEPCSTPAANTISLTQL
- a CDS encoding DEAD/DEAH box helicase family protein, whose translation is MVNFSKRLAGGKAKKVVDPIALYETLDRATDKGPLRPAQIAVLKAWFDGHQTDRDIIVKLHTGQGKTLIGLLMLQSRLNDGKGPVVYLCPSNFLVEQTCDQAKQFGIKTCIAAPELPEEFLHGDSILVTSVQKLFNGLTKFGLNNQSVSIGTLLMDDAHACVDAIRAACRIRIPRDEPAYHSILEMFSTDLEEQGVGTFADIQNQKRDALLPIPYWAWTAKEAEVARILSSATDRQSVRYAWPLLKNMLDRCQCVISGDALEIEPYVAPLQAFGSYWRASHRILMSATVTDDSFLVKGLQLSPKTIASPLKYAAETWSGEKMVLIPSLIDESLDRSEMVNMFAKPNDKRRSGVVALTNSFATTKDWEAYGAIVADTKNIPTVVGSLKRGQYELTVVLANRYDGIDLPDDTCRILIFDGKPFSESLIDLHTESCRPNSEATLIRAVRSVEQGMGRSVRGEKDYSVVVVTGTDLTRLIRDSKSRSYFSPQVAQQVKIGIDVAEMAREEVGDEGAPVDAFAKLISQCLNRDPDWKEYYAEQMDSVVPNVTRKEILEQFEMELLSEHSFASGNYRAAVDRVQAYLDKNVSDSDEKGWYLQEMARYSHKFDRPLSERFQLAAHSANRLLLKPANGVQITKLSIVSHGRMERIQSWISQFDDYSQLNVALTDILARLAFGVKADKFEQALDELASCIGFVGERPDKEWKEGPDNLWALDGTQYILWECKDEVLLERSEINKRESEQMNRSAAWFEKHYPGMKVKRLMIHPAQQLESAGAFTHEVEVVRPAELKRLVKAVRTFFNAFEHVNFSDLSAHHIQKLVDSHGLALSEVVGNYSKKIRDNR
- a CDS encoding N-6 DNA methylase encodes the protein MTNTSLHNWLDKLGYSAEPAVLHLRGDSIPETHPYALEIANLLKPDGAIRAQAVFDVEGVPTVVFLGDDNKPLTSTELDEARKRIWNQNLATVVIEIKGDHAIALPARKLKSAFAQLSLADARPDGDFSALDVVSANLSRRAPSWFDVKARVDRKLLDNLNVVVAKLVESGFSGGKNKPQRKRLAELLMGQVLFVAYLEHREIVGQTYRERRNVSQLHSLVKSGDRAGVQALVDRLRTDFNGDFLGEDRHDPWNALADDGFVLLDQFLRRTDMRTGQQDFWNYDFSYIPVELLSGLYESFLIPDQKAKDGAYYTPRNLAMLVVDQAFSSSPDPLSETIFDGACGSGILLTTAYRRLIALAERREKRQISFSERSRILETCIFGGDINFMACRVTAFSLYLSLLEGLAPADILEAQEQEGARLPSLKGTNLAYGHKTADFFNNAHLFRTRQFSLIISNPPWAEPAGETRTSADDWAEQADAPFVRRQIAGAYALRALDFLTTTGRVCLVQPIGQFLGPSSSGFVSHLLEKYRPIRLLNFGDLQGLLFPTAENTCHVFLGERRSVEPCGGISFGEIFEYCVPKADMSLSLGRLTVQSSDRHLLQTRSIVDDPQLLVTLMWGDANDLATWTRLTARGTFADFWSGPREFRRWVYRKGIHLNDKSRVAVSAAPLRRTPFVPIEVLSVGSPVLHPELLTKWPASQDTVVGLNSAILDVFDGPRVLFPDGFSRGEQNVRAVYYDGPASFTHSVGVIAGKAEHALLLQFVAVYLRSSLARYFLMIRGWKMLCERNGVHLADVETFPFFIPEDAPDPVAAKAALETVSECMAQISDLAEWEQKRCYEELRSTLDQAVFDYFGLSSEEQALVSESVDVLMPSIRPRSFKSLDTPAQRSASPANVERYATALAESLTSWRKRTGGEGRFSVNVTVSDPNRAGPSGIVRIKFAPQPTSSPEIETEVDSELVLETLALLRDAGFRAIPSGNYLTLVPDIHLWMEGALYLVRPLALRSWTIRQALRDAEHVVRTVQLGAVRTVQFSTVRTVQVGAMREKQETA
- a CDS encoding Fis family transcriptional regulator, producing the protein MTIPTSWFAAFPIVPATEAVEVLREAWTYLASRPRADFNPETHEGPLTKRLKVYVENYTARERGLLGMWAAEDIIGDICPTSGSLVEERRTDIVYGWNDDVRDMKLVFEFKRLGKQKSHRDHYLLDQGLGRFVTGIYSRRQAVAAMVGVLLDPEPEIVPPIRAALSDPALATSLRLRPNGAGQPFTKPSNLFANADFDTEHDRDPSLAPSHGHICVSHFFFSFGYPTSSSKPRKASARQGGTAKPKVSHNPKST